The DNA region GCGGAGCCCGAGACGCCGGCCGCGGACCAGGAGGCGTGATGGCGCAGCCGACCGGCCTCGACGGCTACGGCCCCGAGGTCGTCGAGGAGATCGCGCGCGTGCGTCAGGTCGTCGCCGACCTGCACGCCGAGCTGCCGCGCTGGGAGCTGGTGGTCTGGACCGCCGGCAACGTCTCGCAGCGGCTGACCACCGCCGGCCTGTTCGTCATCAAGCCGAGCGGGGTCACCTACGACCAGCTCAGCGCCGAGTCGATGGTGGTCTGCGACCTGGACGGCACGCTCGTCGACGGCGACCGCTCGCCGTCGTCGGACACCGCGGCGCACGCCTACGTCTACCGGAACATGCCGGCGGTCGGCGGCGTCGTGCACACCCACTCGACCTACGCGACGGCATGGGCCGCACGGGGTGAGCCGGTGCCGTGCGTGCTGACGATGATGGCCGACGAGTTCGGCGGTGACGTGCCGATCGGGCCGTTCGCGCTGATCGGCGACGACTCGATCGGACGCGGCATCGTCGAGACCCTGCGGGGGAGCCGCAGCCCGGCCGTCCTGATGCGCAACCACGGGCCGTTCACGATCGGCAAGGACGCCAAGGCTGCGGTCAAGGCCGCCGTGATGGTCGAGGAGGTGGCCCGGACCGTGCACATCTCCCGGCAGCTGGGCGAGCCGCTGCCGATCGCCCAGGCGGACATCGACCACCTCTACGACCGCTACCAGAACGTCTACGGCCGCTGACCGGCCGTCGAGCACCCAGGACCACGACGAAGGAGTCCAGATGACCAAGCCCTACGCCGACCGCGAGGTCTGGTTCCTCACCGGGAGCCAGGACCTGTACGGCGACGAGACGCTGCGCCAGGTGGCGGAGCAGTCGCAGGCGATCGCGCGCGAGCTCGAGGCCGCCGACGCCGTCCCGGTGCGGATCGTGTGGAAGCCGGTGCTCAAGGACGCGGGTGCGATCCGCCGGATGGCGCTGGAGGCCAACGCCGCGGACCAGTGCATCGGTGTCATCGCCTGGATGCACACGTTCTCACCGGCCAAGATGTGGATCGCCGGGCTCGACGCGCTGCGCACGCCGCTGCTGCACCTGCACACGCAGGCCAACGTCGAGCTGCCGTGGTCGACGATCGACTTCGACTTCATGAACCTGAACCAGGCCGCGCACGGTGACCGGGAGTTCGGGTACATCCAGACCAGGCTCGGTGTCCCGCGCAAGACGGTCGTCGGGCACGTGTCGAACCCGACCGTCCAGGAGCGGGTCGGGACCTGGGTCCGGGCCGCCGCCGGCTGGGCCGCGACGCACGAGCTCAAGCTCGCCCGGTTCGGTGACAACATGCGCAACGTCGCGGTGACCGAGGGCGACAAGACCGAGGCGGAGCTGCGCTTCGGCGTGTCGGTCAACACCTGGGGCGTCAACGACCTGGTCGCCGCCGTCGAGACGGTCGACGACGCGGCGATCGACACGCTCGTCGCCGAGTACGAGGACACCTACGACGTCGTCCCCGAGCTGCGGGCCGGCCGTGACCGGCACGACTCCCTGCGCTACGGCGCACGCCAGGAGCTCGCCCTGCTGAGCCTCCTCGGCGAGATCGGCGCGACGGCGTTCACGACCACCTTCGAGGACCTCGGCGCCCTCCGGCAGCTGCCCGGGCTGGCCGTCCAGCGTCTGATGGCCCGTGGCTTCGGCTTCGGGGCCGAGGGTGACTGGAAGACCGCGATCCTGGTGCGGGCCGCGAAGGTGATGGGCCAGGGCCTGCCCGGGGGTGCCTCGCTCATGGAGGACTACACCTACAACCTGGTCCCGGGCGACGAGAAGATCCTTGGCGCCCACATGCTCGAGATCTGCCCGTCGCTGACCACCGCGAAGCCGACCCTCGAGATCCACCCGCTCGGCATCGGCGGCCGGGAGGACCCGGTCCGGCTCGTCTTCGACACGGACGCGGGGCCGGGTGTGGTCGTCGCGTTGTCGGACATGCGGGACCGGTTCCGGCTGACGGCCAACGTCGTCGAGGTCGTGCCGCCCGACGAAGAGCTTCCGAACCTGCCCGTCGCGCGGGCGGTCTGGAAGCCGGAGCCGAGCCTCGCGACGTCGGCCGAGGCCTGGCTGATGGCCGGTGCCGCCCACCACACGGTGCTCTCCACGCAGGTCGGCATCGACGTCTTCGCCGACTTCGCGGACATCGCACAGACCGAGCTCCTGACCATCGACGCGACCACGACATCGCGCGGATTCGCCCAGGAGCTGCGCTGGAACCAGGCCTACTACCGCCTGGCCCAGGGTTTCTGAGCCTGCAGCGTAGGGCTTGCGGGCGCAGAGCGGGATTCTTCGGCTGGTGAACCAAGCCTTACGAACCTTTCGAATAGACAAGTCGAGACCAGGTCAGGAGACCTCCCGCGCAGGGAGGTCTCCTGAGCATGCGCGGACCCGATCTGGCAATCGGGTGACGGCGCCTGGGGACCTTCGACCTACCCGTCGGGCTTGCTCGCGAGTCGTTATTGTTTCGCAATCAAAAGTTGGCTTCAAGAAGTTGACGCATCGACTCGGCGTCCTCGACAGTAGGGGCGTGCTCAAGGAAGAGACCGAGCAGCTGCCCGTGACAGTCCGTCGCGGTCGGATGCTCCAGCTGATCGGTGACCGCGAGTTCGTGCGCGTCACCGACCTTGCCGAGACCTTCGGGATCTCGGATGTGACCGTTCGCGCCGACCTGGCAGCGCTCGCGACCTCCCATGCGGTCCGACGCGTCCGTGGCGGGGCGATGGCCCCGGCGCGCAGCGGTCGCACCGAGCTGTCGTTCGAGGAGTCGCTCGTCGAGTTCGCCGGCGAGAAGCATCGGATCGGTCAGTACGCGGCTTCCATGGTCACCTCCGGGATGAGCATCCTGCTCGACGTCGGCACCACGACGACAGCTGTCGCCCGGGCGCTGGTGGCGCGGCAGGACCTCGACCAGGTCGTCGTGATGACCAACGGGCTGAACATCGCCCTCGAGCTCGAGCCGGCCATCGGCCGGTTCACCGTCGTCGTCACCGGTGGCACGCTGCGCCGGCTGCAGCACTCGCTGGTCAACCCGATGGCCTCGCTCATGCTCGACCACCTGCATGCGGACATCGCGTTCATCGGCTGCAACGGGGTCGAGGCCGAGCACGGCGTCACCAACCTGAACCTGCCGGAGGCCGAGATCAAGCAGCGGATGATCGCCTCGGCGGGCCGCGCCGTGATCGTCGCCGACGGCTCGAAGCTCGGCCAGGTCCACCTGGGCCGGATCGGCCGGATCAAGGACGTCCACACCATCGTGACGGGCCCGTCGGGTCCGGTCCACGAGATCGGCCAGCTGCGCCACACCGGCGTGCAGGTCGTGCAGGTCGAGTAGCACCCCACAGACTTCCTGACCGGTCCGAGCACATCAACGGTCAGGTCGCCCGGGCCGGTCTGGAGAGCCCAGAACAGCCCGAATCAGGAAGATGCACGTTCTCGAGGAGGAGAAACATGAGCACACGTAAGTTCGCCGCAGCAGCGGCGGGCATCGCCCTCGCGCTGACGCTCACCGCTTGCGGTGGCGGCGGCGCCGGTGACACCACCGACGACACCACCGACGCCGGCACCGACACGGCCACCGAAGCGCCGGCAGAAGGCGGCCTGATCGGCGTCTCGATGCCGACGCAGACGTCCGAGCGCTGGATCGCCGACGGCGACGCCGTCAAGAAGGGCCTGGAGGAGGCCGGCTACACGGTCGACCTGCAGTTCGCCGGCGACGACATCCCGACCCAGTCCCAGCAGATCGACTCGATGATCACCCAGGGCGCCGACCTGCTGATCATCGCCGCGATCGACGGCACGGCCCTCTCGGGCCAGCTGCAGGCTGCTGCTGACGCAGGCATCAAGGTCATCGCGTACGACCGCCTGATCCGTGACAGCGCGAACGTCGACTTCTACGTGACGTTCGACAACTACAACGTCGGCGTGCAGCAGGCGACCTCGCTGCTCGTGGGCCTGGGTCTGCTCAACGCGGACGGTTCCGAGGGCACCGCCACCGGACCGTTCAACATCGAGCTGTTCGCCGGTTCGCTGGACGACAACAACGCGCACTTCTTCT from Cellulomonas sp. KRMCY2 includes:
- a CDS encoding L-ribulose-5-phosphate 4-epimerase, which codes for MAQPTGLDGYGPEVVEEIARVRQVVADLHAELPRWELVVWTAGNVSQRLTTAGLFVIKPSGVTYDQLSAESMVVCDLDGTLVDGDRSPSSDTAAHAYVYRNMPAVGGVVHTHSTYATAWAARGEPVPCVLTMMADEFGGDVPIGPFALIGDDSIGRGIVETLRGSRSPAVLMRNHGPFTIGKDAKAAVKAAVMVEEVARTVHISRQLGEPLPIAQADIDHLYDRYQNVYGR
- the araA gene encoding L-arabinose isomerase, whose protein sequence is MTKPYADREVWFLTGSQDLYGDETLRQVAEQSQAIARELEAADAVPVRIVWKPVLKDAGAIRRMALEANAADQCIGVIAWMHTFSPAKMWIAGLDALRTPLLHLHTQANVELPWSTIDFDFMNLNQAAHGDREFGYIQTRLGVPRKTVVGHVSNPTVQERVGTWVRAAAGWAATHELKLARFGDNMRNVAVTEGDKTEAELRFGVSVNTWGVNDLVAAVETVDDAAIDTLVAEYEDTYDVVPELRAGRDRHDSLRYGARQELALLSLLGEIGATAFTTTFEDLGALRQLPGLAVQRLMARGFGFGAEGDWKTAILVRAAKVMGQGLPGGASLMEDYTYNLVPGDEKILGAHMLEICPSLTTAKPTLEIHPLGIGGREDPVRLVFDTDAGPGVVVALSDMRDRFRLTANVVEVVPPDEELPNLPVARAVWKPEPSLATSAEAWLMAGAAHHTVLSTQVGIDVFADFADIAQTELLTIDATTTSRGFAQELRWNQAYYRLAQGF
- a CDS encoding DeoR/GlpR family DNA-binding transcription regulator, with translation MLKEETEQLPVTVRRGRMLQLIGDREFVRVTDLAETFGISDVTVRADLAALATSHAVRRVRGGAMAPARSGRTELSFEESLVEFAGEKHRIGQYAASMVTSGMSILLDVGTTTTAVARALVARQDLDQVVVMTNGLNIALELEPAIGRFTVVVTGGTLRRLQHSLVNPMASLMLDHLHADIAFIGCNGVEAEHGVTNLNLPEAEIKQRMIASAGRAVIVADGSKLGQVHLGRIGRIKDVHTIVTGPSGPVHEIGQLRHTGVQVVQVE
- the chvE gene encoding multiple monosaccharide ABC transporter substrate-binding protein, with product MSTRKFAAAAAGIALALTLTACGGGGAGDTTDDTTDAGTDTATEAPAEGGLIGVSMPTQTSERWIADGDAVKKGLEEAGYTVDLQFAGDDIPTQSQQIDSMITQGADLLIIAAIDGTALSGQLQAAADAGIKVIAYDRLIRDSANVDFYVTFDNYNVGVQQATSLLVGLGLLNADGSEGTATGPFNIELFAGSLDDNNAHFFWKGAIDTLQPFMDAGTLVVKSGQTNIEQAAILRWQQETAQKRMEDLLTAAYNDGSTVDGVLAPYDGLSRGIITALQNAGYGTADKPMPPVTGQDAEIASVKLIVDGVQFATIFKDTRKLAEQSVVAAQAYLAGGEPEANDTETYDNGVKVVPSYLLESDIVYADNIQALLVDSAYWTAEEVASGVAE